One Malania oleifera isolate guangnan ecotype guangnan chromosome 10, ASM2987363v1, whole genome shotgun sequence genomic region harbors:
- the LOC131166778 gene encoding pollen receptor-like kinase 1 yields the protein MPLKLLHPPQRPSSPLQPRQPSSNPTAPVEGTHAAPPVRAPPHTIIAASMAPTASRTAFNMIKQNRAPPSTLHPLLQLRLPTLTVFILVVLSNVDPGMAAAGSAASSSPESEALRSFISQFDSPGGLAPWLSDTSSPCRGNKANWDGLVCNGGSVWVLQAENKGLKSDALSLEALRRLPNLRSLSLKSNNLSGHLPNISTILPALKSIYLSDNQFDGEIAGGAFAGMLNLKKVHLANNRLSGKIPESLTRLPRLLELELENNRFAGRIPDFHNDKKLYLVNVSNNLLEGPIPPTISKMDPTNFSGNRGLCGAPLANICPVANASSTNSGHNGGSGGSKTSTVVITAVAVVVAVIALVAICALTIVILRSHQRSARHQLPLAAEGRPLPSSLGKKVGSGELDQMEQGKKGGAGGGQAAGGRLSFVRQDREKFELGELLKASAEIMGSGCFGSSYKAALVNGPVMVVKRFKEMNNVGREEFQEHMRRLGKLTHPNLLPLVAYYYRQEEKLLVTDFVHNGSLAVRLHGNNAQGVPSLDWPSRLKIVKGVGRGLAYLHGELSSLVTPHGHLKSSNVLLNESFEPLLADYGLVPLTNQEHAQDFLVAYKSPEYRDLHRVTKRTDVWSLGVLIIEILTARFPANYMLQRGQGKGSEESDLARWVSSVAQEAEASGAEVLDKAMGGGRSVGSEREMMKLLRIGLACCVGDVEKRWDMKEAVERIEEVREGFDDQEFYSSRSFAITEVDNDKFHSTRKLSDDFDM from the exons ATGCCATTAAAACTACTCCATCCCCCACAAAGGCCATCTTCGCCCCTGCAGCCACGGCAACCATCCTCAAATCCCACAGCCCCCGTGGAGGGCACGCACGCCGCCCCACCAGTGCGTGCACCACCTCACACCATCATCGCCGCTTCCATGGCCCCCACCGCCTCCCGTACCGCTTTTAATATGATTAAACAGAATCGGGCGCCTCCGTCCACATTGCACCCTCTGCTGCAGCTGCGCCTCCCGACGTTAACCGTTTTCATATTGGTAGTACTATCCAACGTTGATCCGGGGATGGCTGCTGCCGGTTCCGCGGCTAGCAGTTCGCCGGAATCAGAAGCCCTGCGCTCCTTCATTTCCCAATTCGATAGTCCCGGAGGATTGGCACCGTGGTTATCTGATACAAGCAGCCCGTGCAGGGGGAACAAAGCGAACTGGGACGGCCTAGTCTGCAACGGCGGATCGGTGTGGGTTCTGCAGGCAGAGAACAAGGGGCTGAAGAGCGACGCGCTGAGCTTGGAGGCCCTCAGGAGGCTGCCCAATTTGAGATCCCTGAGCTTGAAGAGCAACAACCTCAGCGGCCATTTGCCCAACATAAGCACAATCCTTCCGGCATTGAAATCGATCTACCTGTCGGACAACCAGTTCGACGGGGAAATCGCGGGCGGCGCGTTCGCGGGAATGCTGAACCTGAAGAAGGTGCACTTGGCAAACAACAGGTTGAGCGGGAAAATCCCGGAGTCGCTCACCCGCTTGCCCAGACTTTTGGAGTTGGAGCTGGAGAACAACAGGTTTGCTGGTAGAATACCAGATTTCCACAATGACAAGAAGCTCTACCTGGTGAATGTCTCCAACAACCTGTTGGAGGGTCCTATTCCCCCGACCATCTCCAAGATGGATCCAACCAACTTTTCAG GCAACCGGGGTCTATGCGGGGCACCGCTGGCCAACATCTGCCCTGTCGCCAATGCCAGCTCCACCAACTCCGGCCATAACGGCGGCAGCGGTGGCTCCAAGACATCTACTGTGGTAATAACCGCGGTGGCGGTGGTAGTAGCGGTGATAGCATTGGTGGCCATCTGCGCCCTGACGATCGTCATCCTTCGGAGCCACCAGCGGTCAGCTCGGCATCAATTGCCGCTTGCAGCGGAGGGTCGGCCTCTGCCGTCAAGCTTGGGGAAGAAGGTGGGGTCCGGGGAGCTGGACCAGATGGAGCAGGGCAAGAAGGGTGGTGCCGGCGGGGGACAAGCGGCAGGTGGGAGGTTGTCATTTGTTAGGCAAGACAGGGAGAAGTTCGAGCTGGGGGAGCTGCTGAAGGCGTCGGCGGAGATAATGGGGAGCGGGTGCTTCGGGTCATCCTACAAGGCAGCACTGGTGAATGGACCGGTGATGGTGGTGAAGAGGTTTAAGGAGATGAACAATGTTGGGAGGGAAGAGTTTCAAGAGCACATGAGAAGGCTTGGGAAGCTCACACACCCCAACTTGCTTCCTCTTGTTGCCTACTACTACAGGCAGGAAGAGAAGCTCTTGGTCACCGACTTTGTTCACAATGGCAGCCTTGCCGTTCGTCTTCACG GCAACAATGCTCAAGGCGTACCGAGTCTAGATTGGCCAAGTAGGTTGAAAATCGTAAAAGGAGTGGGAAGGGGGCTGGCGTACCTCCACGGCGAGCTTTCAAGCCTTGTCACTCCGCACGGTCACCTCAAATCCTCGAATGTCCTCCTCAATGAGTCCTTCGAACCTCTACTCGCCGACTACGGACTTGTTCCACTCACTAACCAAGAGCACGCCCAAGACTTCCTGGTGGCCTACAAGTCACCCGAGTACCGCGACCTCCACCGCGTCACTAAGAGGACCGACGTTTGGAGTCTCGGCGTCCTTATTATCGAGATCCTCACGGCTCGGTTCCCGGCCAACTACATGTTGCAGCGGGGGCAAGGGAAGGGGAGCGAAGAGTCGGACTTGGCAAGGTGGGTAAGCTCAGTGGCACAGGAGGCGGAGGCATCGGGAGCGGAGGTGTTGGACAAGGCGATGGGGGGAGGAAGGAGCGTGGGGAGCGAAAGGGAGATGATGAAGCTGTTGAGGATAGGGTTGGCGTGCTGCGTGGGGGACGTGGAGAAGAGGTGGGACATGAAGGAGGCTGTGGAGAGGATCGAGGAGGTGAGAGAAGGTTTTGATGACCAAGAGTTCTACTCCTCGCGATCCTTTGCTATCACCGAAGTCGACAACGACAAGTTTCATTCCACCAGAAAGTTGTCCGATGATTTCGACATGTAG